GCCCTTAAAACCGGGGAACCCCAATATTTTGTGGACCAATATAAGTGGGGCGGTAAGAATATTTTTTATGAAATCTATGCCTATCCCTCCTCTCATGGTCTCGCCGTAGTGGCCAAAGACATTACTCCGCGCCGGCGGGCGGAAGAGCAACTGCTCAGACAAAAGACGTTATTGCAGGCCATCAAGGAGGTCTTTCACCAGGCCTTAATTTGTGAAACCGAAGCAGAATTTTGTCGCACCTGTCTGACTCTGGTCGAGGACCTGACCGGGAGCCAGTTCGGCTGGATCGGGGAAGTGAACCAGGCCAATCGTTTGGATACCCTGAGCATCAGCCATACCGGTTCAGCCATACCGGTTGGCAAGCCTGTAACATTTTGGATTTGAGTGCCTGGGGGTCAGGTAAGGATAGAGAGATCTGCGGCATCTGGGGCAGAGTCCTGAAGGATGAAAAATCCCTCATTATTAACGATCCGGCCGCTCATCCTGATCGGGTGGGAGTTCCCGCCGGACATGTGCCGCTGCATAGTTTCCTGGGTGTGCCTTTAAAACATAAAGATCGAACTATTGGTTTGATCTGTGTGGCCAATAAACCCTCGGGCTATGATCAGGCTGATCAAGAAGCGGTAGAAAGCTTATCGGTGGCCATTGTTGAAGCCCTGATGCACAAGCGGGCTGCCTTGGCCTTGAGAGAGAGCGAAGACCAATTCCGCAATCTTCTGGAATTTATCCCAGGGGTCTCCATTCAGGGTTATACCTGTGACGGGACCGTGGTGTATTGGAACAAAGCGAGCGAAGAGATTTATGGTTACACCGCGGCCGAAGCCCTGGGCCGCAATTTGGGAGACCTGATCATTCCCCCAGATCTTCAACCCGAATTTAAGAAGGGCCTGGAACTGGGAGCACGGGCCAAAAAATCAGGCGAATTGATGCCGGGTGGCGAATATCTGTTGCTGCATAAAGATGGCTCCTCGGTTCCGGTCTATTCCATCCATACCGTGGTATGTCGGGCGGATCGGGCCCCCACCATGTTCTGCATCGACATCGATTTAACCGAACGCAAAAAGAGGGAAGCCGAACGCTTTCTGATCAGCAAACTGGAATCCTTGGGTATCCTGGCTGGTGGTATTGCCCATGATTTTAATAATATCCTCACGGCTATACTGGGCAATCTGAATCTGGCATCCCTGGACCCCAAGTTGCGCAAAAAAAGCCGGGAAAAAATACAGAAAGCCGAAAGCGCCTGTATGCAAGCCCAAGGTCTGGCCAGACAACTGCTCACTTTTGCCAAGGGTGGAGTCCCGGTGACAAGACCTACGGCAATCGCTAGATTAATCACCGATTCCACCAAGTTTGCTTTGAGCGGGGCCAAATCCCGAGCTGAGCTTTCCTTGCCGCCTGACCTGTGGCCGGTAAAGGTTGATGAAGGGCAAATTACTCAAGTGATCAGTAACTTGATCATCAATGCCGATCAAGCCATGCCGGAAGGTGGCATAATCAAGGTGCACGCGGAAAATATCACGGTAACCGAAGTGGACCGGATACCACTGACCCCGGGAAGATATGTGAAAATAACCATTGCTGACCAGGGGATTGGCATTCCGGAGCGATACTTGGACAAGATTTTTGATCCCTACTTCACTACCAAACAACAAGGCAGCGGTCTGGGTTTGGCCATTACGCATTCCATTGTTAGTAATCACGGTGGCTATATTACGGTAGAGTCAAATATTGGTGAGGGGAGCAAGTTCCATCTCTATCTTCCCGCTCACCAGACCAAGATCGCGGTCCAGAAAAAAGTCGCCCCCACGCCTCCCAAGGGGCAGGGATATATCCTGATCATGGATGATAAAGATATCGTTAGAGAAGTGTTGGGTAAGATGCTGAGGAAAATGGGCTATAAAGTAAAGTATGCCCGAGACGGAACTGAAGCCCGGGAGATCTATCAGAAAACCAAAATCGCAGGCCAGCCGTTTACGGCAGTGATTTTAGATCTGACCGTCCCCGGCGGTGTGGGTGGTAAGGAGGTATTAAAACAGATCCGGCAGATCGATCCTCAGGTCAAAGCCATTGTGTCCAGCGGCTATAATGATGATCCGGTAATGTCTGACTACAGCCGATATGGTTTCCAGGGGGTGCTTGCCAAGCCCTATAAAATAGAAGATCTGAGCAAGGTATTACGCGAGATTATTAATGAAGAGGCCTGAATTTAGGGCCATAATATGCTGAACTAGAGGGAGAGCGTCAGGAGGGGAGGGGATTTAGATGCTATCCGGAGACTTGGCAAGAGCCAGATAAAAAGTGGTCCCCTTTTGGGGAGCTGAGTCCATCCATACCCTGCCGCCATGTTGTTCCACAACCTCCTTGACTATGGCCAGTCCCAGTCCGGTGCCTTCGATGCCCTTGGAAGTTATGCGCCGTTGAAAGACTCCAAAAATTTTTTCCTGATCTTCCAAATTTAAACCGATACCATCATCTTTTACGGAAATAATGTGAAACTGCCCCCTCTCCTGATGGCCGATGCGGATTTCACTCAACTCGTCACCGCCATATTTTAAGGCGTTATCGACCAGATTGCGCAGTGCTCGGATGAGTGATAATCTGTCCACCATGATCTCCGGCAGCTTTGGCGGTTGGACCCAATTAATCTGCCGGATGTTAAGTTGAGTGGAAAATTCGTCTCTGATTATCTGGAGAATCTCGGTCAATTTGACTTTTTCAATATTCAAAGGAACCTCTTTGGTGGAAATAAAGACGTTAATTTTTTCCACCAGTGTGGCTATCTGTTCCGAGGCCGTTATGATCTGAGCACAGTAATTTTTACCCTGTTCATCCAGGAGATCGGCATAATGCTGATAAAGTCGCTTGGCCAGGCCATGGATACCTATAGCCGGGCTTTTGAGGTCATGCGACACCGAGTAGGCAAAATGCTTGGTTTTTTCAGCGCTCTTCCTTAAGGCCTCCTCCATTAATTTCTGTTCGGTGATATCTCGCCCCACCGACTGGAACTCCAGGGGCTGGCCCTGGTCATCCAGGATCATGCGGTTGGTCCATTGTTGCCAACGGATTTCCCCATCCGGGGTGATGACTCGGTGTTCGATGGTGGCTGCCTGATTTTGGGGGTGGAGAGAAGCTAAATGGACCTTGACCCTGTCCCGATCTTCGGGATGAATGGTTGGCATGAATTTAGTGCCAATCAGCTCTTCCCGGGTCTTGTAAAAATAGCGGCAATAAGCTTCGTTGACAAAGGTGAGTCTGCCATCGGGAAGAGAGCGACAGATGAGATCGGTCTGATCCTCCACAATGGCCCGATAGCGGGCCACGCTTTTGCGCAAGGCCCATTCGCCCTGCTTCTGTTTGGTGATATCGCGAATAATATTCTGGTATCCCAAGAGGCTGCCGTCCTTGGACCGCAATACCGTGGAGGTTATTAAACAGTCAATCTCGGTGCCATCTTTGGTCAGGAATTTGACCTCAAAGTCCCTGATTGATCCTTCCGATTCAATCTGCTGTTTAAACTGTTCGCGATAGCCCGGATGAACATATAATTGGGCGGCGTTAAGCCCTTCTATCATCTCCTCCCGGGTATAACCGAAAAGTTCCAGGGTAGCTTGATTAACGTCGATAAATCTGCCTTCTTTGGTGGTGACACAGATAGCGTCTCTGGATTTCTCGAATAAAGTGCGATATTTCTCTTCACTTTCCCGCAGGGCTTCTTCTGAAGCCCGGGCCTCAATAGCAATCCCAGCCAGATCAGCGGCGGTCTCAATCAGTTGCAACTCCTCTTCCGAGGGGCGGTGGGTCTTGCCATCGTAGAGGGCAAAGGTCCCCAATACCTGGCCGCTACTGCCGAAAATTGGCACCGACCAGCAAGAGCGAAGGCCAAAACGGAGGGCCAGGTCCCGATATCGGGACCACAAGGGATCAACGGTGGTATCTTCGACAATGACCGTCTCCCGCCGGTAGGCGGCCGTACCGCACGAACCCGCCGCGGGACCGATAGACAGCCCATCAATGGCTTGAACATATTCGTTCGGCAGGCTGGGTGCGGAGCAGTGGTGGAGGCGTTGGCCCTCAGCGTCAAGGAGGAGCACCGAACAATAAATACCAACCAGAAGTTGTTCAACTAACCTGGCAAGAGCATCCAGGGTTTCCTGTAAAGGACGACCGGTGGCCACCATCTCCAGAATCTGTCGTTCTCCGGCCAAAAGTTTTTCTTTGCGCTTGCGATCGGTGATGTCCAGGATCATGGCCTGCTTGGAGATACTGCCATCGGCGTGGTAGATGGGGGTATTGACCACGTAATACCAATGGTGATCTTTAGGGCTTTGCATCTCCCAGCGCACCGTTTCCCCTTTAAATACCCGGTCATTGACACACCAGGGGCAGATACTATCCCGATTATGCAGAGCTTTATAACAGCGCTCGCCGATGGGATTATATCCGGTTCGCGCGATGAAGCGGGCATTCATAAATTCGACCCGATAGTCCTGCGAGCAGACATAGATCAGGCCGTCAAAGGCTTCCACCATAGCCCGGTAGCGCGTCTGACTTTCTTGCAAAGCTATCTCGGCCTGTTTAAGACGGCTTGATTCTGCTTCTAGTTTTTTGACCTTTGCGGCTAATTCTTGGTAACTGAGTTTGGGGCCGTTCATAATCTGCCTTCCAAAATCATAACCCGCTAAGCTTACCACTGCGCCAAGATGTTAATCCCGGGTTACCTTCTGCAATGAGGTGACCGGGGGTGCCGTGCGGGTAAGTGCCCTTACTCCGAAACCGGAATCTAACCAATCGAGCGGATATCGGTATCCTTTGGGGTATAGCCGTGGGCGAGGAGTTTCGGCAACAATAGTTAGAGCTAACCGGCGCGCACCGATTGGCAATATATTATATCAGTTCAAATAATTAAAATAAAGGCCCGGCGTATTAGCCGGCTGACCGGCAGGAGTTGGAGAAACCTAATTAGGAAATTTAATAAGGATACCTTAAACTTCCAGAACCCCAAGTATATGGTGATTCCGAGTGACCAGGTTTTTAGGGCGTTTAGTTAAAGGGAAGGGTGGGGCCTAACGCCCTGACCCTCCCCCATTTATTAGGAATTAGGGAAAAACCAATTAAAGACCTTATTCAGTGGACTGGACCGAGGGAACCACCAAAACCGGCACCGGCAGGGCGCGGTGAGCTACCTCCCGGACCACCCGCTCGGTGGTGGAGCCTAAAATATGGCGGCCCCGGAAGCCATGGCCGTAGCTGCCAATAACCAAAAATTTTATACCCCGGGCGGCTTCCAAGAATTCCACAATCGCCTCGGAAGGACCCCTCTCACTCTGTAACAGATGGGTCCGGACCTCAACCCCGGCTTTTTGGCACCGATCCTCGGCTTCGCTCAACACTTTCTTGGCATAAGCCTCTTGTTCTTCAAGTAAGTGCCGGTCAATAAAGGCAAAATAGCCGGCCTTGCGCATCTGGATAACGGTTAGCACCTCCAGCGGTAGTTCCAGCAGCCGCGCCATATTAATGGCTCTTCGCATTGCTTCCCAGGATGGATTCGATCCATCAATGGCCACTGCCAATGATCTGGCTTTTCCCTTTATGTTACCCATCAATGGCCTCCTTTCTTGAAGATCAGGCCCACACCCAGTCCGGCCCCCAGGGCCACAATTACCGCCAGAATGCCGAAAAATAAAGGGGAATTTTGAGAGGTGGATGTGAGCCAGTTTTCCACCCCGACCTTTTTGATTTCAATCATGTCCTTGCCGTAACCTACCAATTCCCCCTTATCAAAACAGAAGGATTCCACCAGATAACGTCCTTCAGTAGCCGCAGGCGGGAATCGAAAGTAGTGCTGGAACACCCGGCCTTCGGTAACTAGCAGGCGTTGTGGGTCCTCGACGATATTATACAGGTTGATTCTCTCTTTAAGTTTGATCAAACCGTTAAAGAGGGTTTCCTCATCGTCCGGTGCAGCCTTGCCCCGGAGCAGATGCATCTTCATGTGGTGCCGGATGGAGGGATAGCCTAATTCCAGCTCTTGGGCAGTGGCCGGGGAAATGATCTGGTCTAAGGGTTTTTGGGCATGAATTTTATACATGAAGGGGACGCCAGTGACCTCGTATTGTTTGACCGTCATCCAGAAGGGCCCCACCTTGCCTTTGACCGACAGTTTGACGGCCTCGGATTTTTCCGCGGTCAGCTTGACAATGAGGTCGGTATCCGGAACCGGATGCACTCCGAAAAAATGGATCCGGTCTCCCCGATAAGCCAAGCCGATCTCAATCAGGTTTTTGGTAGCCGCGGTTAAAACTTTTTGCTGGGCTTCCTTGGTAATGGCCTGGGCTGGGCCGCTTAACCAACCTGCTAGGCCAAGGGCCACCAGAATGGTGAGAGCTCGTTTCATGTTAATGCCCTCCCTTACCCGGGGCGATACTGACCAGCAGGCTGGGTTCTACCACCAGGTCAACAAAAAGTTTTACTGCCATAGCCAAGACAATGATTGCCAACAGAATGCGGATCTGCTCACCCTTGAGGCGTTTACTGGCCAAAGCTCCGAATTGGGCCCCAATGGTCGAGCCCGCCAACAGGATCAGGGCCAGCAACAGGTCCACCGTCTTATTAACCCAGGCCTGTTGCAAGGTAACATTGGCGCAAGACAGCACGATCTGGAAGAGATCAGTGCCAATGGCCACAATGGTGGGCATGCCGATGACATAAATCATCGCCGGCACCATGATAAAACCACCGCCGACTCCCAACAGAGCGGCTAAAATGCCTACTGCCATACCGATTAAAAAGGGAAAGATGGCTGAAGTCTGATATAAACCGGAACGAGGGAAATCCATTTTGAGGGGCAATCTGGAAAAGAACTTCCCATGTTTCGGGACTGGCACGCCTTCAACAGCCTCGGTTGTTGCGGTCCGTTGACTACGCCGAATGGTCCGCAGGCTTTCGATGAACATGGCCCCGC
Above is a genomic segment from Deltaproteobacteria bacterium containing:
- a CDS encoding TIGR02186 family protein, which encodes MKRALTILVALGLAGWLSGPAQAITKEAQQKVLTAATKNLIEIGLAYRGDRIHFFGVHPVPDTDLIVKLTAEKSEAVKLSVKGKVGPFWMTVKQYEVTGVPFMYKIHAQKPLDQIISPATAQELELGYPSIRHHMKMHLLRGKAAPDDEETLFNGLIKLKERINLYNIVEDPQRLLVTEGRVFQHYFRFPPAATEGRYLVESFCFDKGELVGYGKDMIEIKKVGVENWLTSTSQNSPLFFGILAVIVALGAGLGVGLIFKKGGH
- a CDS encoding PAS domain S-box protein — its product is MNGPKLSYQELAAKVKKLEAESSRLKQAEIALQESQTRYRAMVEAFDGLIYVCSQDYRVEFMNARFIARTGYNPIGERCYKALHNRDSICPWCVNDRVFKGETVRWEMQSPKDHHWYYVVNTPIYHADGSISKQAMILDITDRKRKEKLLAGERQILEMVATGRPLQETLDALARLVEQLLVGIYCSVLLLDAEGQRLHHCSAPSLPNEYVQAIDGLSIGPAAGSCGTAAYRRETVIVEDTTVDPLWSRYRDLALRFGLRSCWSVPIFGSSGQVLGTFALYDGKTHRPSEEELQLIETAADLAGIAIEARASEEALRESEEKYRTLFEKSRDAICVTTKEGRFIDVNQATLELFGYTREEMIEGLNAAQLYVHPGYREQFKQQIESEGSIRDFEVKFLTKDGTEIDCLITSTVLRSKDGSLLGYQNIIRDITKQKQGEWALRKSVARYRAIVEDQTDLICRSLPDGRLTFVNEAYCRYFYKTREELIGTKFMPTIHPEDRDRVKVHLASLHPQNQAATIEHRVITPDGEIRWQQWTNRMILDDQGQPLEFQSVGRDITEQKLMEEALRKSAEKTKHFAYSVSHDLKSPAIGIHGLAKRLYQHYADLLDEQGKNYCAQIITASEQIATLVEKINVFISTKEVPLNIEKVKLTEILQIIRDEFSTQLNIRQINWVQPPKLPEIMVDRLSLIRALRNLVDNALKYGGDELSEIRIGHQERGQFHIISVKDDGIGLNLEDQEKIFGVFQRRITSKGIEGTGLGLAIVKEVVEQHGGRVWMDSAPQKGTTFYLALAKSPDSI
- a CDS encoding universal stress protein — its product is MGNIKGKARSLAVAIDGSNPSWEAMRRAINMARLLELPLEVLTVIQMRKAGYFAFIDRHLLEEQEAYAKKVLSEAEDRCQKAGVEVRTHLLQSERGPSEAIVEFLEAARGIKFLVIGSYGHGFRGRHILGSTTERVVREVAHRALPVPVLVVPSVQSTE
- a CDS encoding response regulator — encoded protein: MDLSAWGSGKDREICGIWGRVLKDEKSLIINDPAAHPDRVGVPAGHVPLHSFLGVPLKHKDRTIGLICVANKPSGYDQADQEAVESLSVAIVEALMHKRAALALRESEDQFRNLLEFIPGVSIQGYTCDGTVVYWNKASEEIYGYTAAEALGRNLGDLIIPPDLQPEFKKGLELGARAKKSGELMPGGEYLLLHKDGSSVPVYSIHTVVCRADRAPTMFCIDIDLTERKKREAERFLISKLESLGILAGGIAHDFNNILTAILGNLNLASLDPKLRKKSREKIQKAESACMQAQGLARQLLTFAKGGVPVTRPTAIARLITDSTKFALSGAKSRAELSLPPDLWPVKVDEGQITQVISNLIINADQAMPEGGIIKVHAENITVTEVDRIPLTPGRYVKITIADQGIGIPERYLDKIFDPYFTTKQQGSGLGLAITHSIVSNHGGYITVESNIGEGSKFHLYLPAHQTKIAVQKKVAPTPPKGQGYILIMDDKDIVREVLGKMLRKMGYKVKYARDGTEAREIYQKTKIAGQPFTAVILDLTVPGGVGGKEVLKQIRQIDPQVKAIVSSGYNDDPVMSDYSRYGFQGVLAKPYKIEDLSKVLREIINEEA
- a CDS encoding sulfite exporter TauE/SafE family protein; translation: MEIYLPIAGMSINFFLILGIGAGVGFLSGLFGVGGGFLLTPLMMMIGIPPPVAAASDSNQIVAAASSGAYAHWRLGNVDFKMGIIILTGGVAGGTLGVQLVHYLRGIGNFEFVMKVVYVLMLGLIGGAMFIESLRTIRRSQRTATTEAVEGVPVPKHGKFFSRLPLKMDFPRSGLYQTSAIFPFLIGMAVGILAALLGVGGGFIMVPAMIYVIGMPTIVAIGTDLFQIVLSCANVTLQQAWVNKTVDLLLALILLAGSTIGAQFGALASKRLKGEQIRILLAIIVLAMAVKLFVDLVVEPSLLVSIAPGKGGH